One stretch of Limnohabitans sp. DNA includes these proteins:
- the minE gene encoding cell division topological specificity factor MinE: MSFLSFLLGEKKKTAGMAKERLQIILAHERSGRNAAEPDYLPDLQRELVAVISKYIKINPNDIKVNLERQDNLEVLEVKIELPDSR; encoded by the coding sequence ATGTCGTTTCTTTCCTTCCTGTTGGGCGAAAAGAAGAAAACTGCCGGCATGGCCAAAGAGCGCCTGCAAATCATCCTGGCACACGAGCGCAGTGGCCGCAATGCCGCTGAGCCCGATTACCTGCCTGATTTGCAGCGTGAACTGGTGGCGGTGATCAGCAAGTACATCAAGATCAACCCCAACGACATCAAAGTCAATTTGGAGCGTCAGGACAACCTTGAGGTGCTGGAAGTCAAAATCGAATTGCCCGACTCACGCTGA
- the minD gene encoding septum site-determining protein MinD, with the protein MAKIVVVTSGKGGVGKTTTSASFATGLALKGFKTAVIDFDVGLRNLDLIMGCERRVVYDLINVIQGEANLNQALIKDKQCDNLFVLAASQTRDKDALSQEGVEKVLNDLSGMGFEYIVCDSPAGIETGALMAMHFADEALVVTNPEVSSVRDSDRILGMLGSKTKRAIDGADPIKEHLLITRYNPNRVEEGQMLSLQDIQDILRIKLLGVIPESENVLQASNQGTPAIHMVNSDVSEAYKDVIDRFLGEDKPMRFTEAEKPGFFKRLFGGK; encoded by the coding sequence ATGGCAAAAATCGTTGTTGTGACCTCTGGCAAAGGCGGCGTGGGTAAAACCACGACCAGCGCCAGTTTCGCCACGGGCTTGGCCCTCAAAGGTTTCAAGACTGCTGTCATTGACTTTGATGTGGGCCTGCGCAATCTGGACCTGATCATGGGCTGCGAACGCCGCGTGGTGTATGACCTGATCAACGTGATCCAGGGCGAAGCCAACTTGAACCAAGCCCTCATCAAAGACAAACAATGTGACAACTTGTTTGTGTTGGCGGCTTCTCAAACCCGCGACAAAGATGCCTTGTCTCAAGAAGGCGTTGAAAAGGTTTTGAATGACCTGAGTGGCATGGGTTTCGAGTACATCGTGTGTGACTCGCCTGCCGGCATCGAGACTGGTGCATTGATGGCCATGCACTTTGCCGACGAGGCCTTGGTGGTGACCAACCCGGAAGTGTCTTCGGTGCGTGACTCAGACCGCATCCTGGGCATGTTGGGCAGCAAAACCAAACGTGCGATTGACGGCGCAGACCCGATCAAAGAGCACCTCTTGATCACCCGCTACAACCCCAACCGGGTTGAAGAAGGGCAGATGCTGTCGCTGCAAGACATTCAGGACATCTTGCGCATCAAGTTGTTGGGCGTCATTCCTGAAAGCGAAAATGTGTTGCAAGCTTCCAACCAAGGCACACCTGCGATCCACATGGTCAACAGCGATGTCTCCGAGGCATACAAAGACGTGATCGATCGTTTCTTGGGCGAAGACAAGCCCATGCGTTTCACCGAAGCTGAAAAACCCGGTTTCTTCAAACGTTTGTTTGGAGGCAAGTGA
- a CDS encoding DUF2189 domain-containing protein: MTSSASPPPSSPQTPPARHRVRLRLPEILPITWQHPFEWLWLGLKDIWHSPWLSLMHGLVLALGGGLITWLAHDRFWFLASAVSGFLVVAPVLATSLYAMSRAIERKERVDPGLLFKTWTRWQTQRFNEPTSYWCLVRFGLLLGFTGTGWVLTSSALITLLTPAPIHTPTDFIHHVVLSPDHHVFELWLALGGLMAAPVFASSVVAMPLMLDRKVNTLQAVLISWKTVLTHPVPMALWALLIMGFSLLGVLMLFVGLVLIVPMLGHASWHAYRDLVDTTSLPERLSGQDKL, translated from the coding sequence ATGACCTCCAGCGCCTCTCCACCCCCTTCGTCACCCCAAACCCCTCCCGCGCGTCACCGTGTCCGGTTGCGATTGCCCGAGATATTGCCCATCACCTGGCAACACCCTTTTGAATGGTTGTGGTTGGGCCTGAAGGACATTTGGCATTCACCCTGGTTGAGCCTGATGCATGGCCTGGTGTTGGCATTGGGCGGTGGCTTGATCACTTGGCTGGCACACGACAGATTTTGGTTTTTGGCCAGTGCGGTGTCGGGGTTTTTGGTGGTGGCCCCGGTGTTGGCCACCAGTTTGTATGCCATGAGTCGCGCCATTGAGCGCAAAGAGCGCGTTGACCCCGGTTTGCTGTTCAAAACCTGGACACGCTGGCAAACCCAGCGGTTCAATGAACCGACAAGCTATTGGTGTTTGGTTCGTTTTGGTTTGTTGCTGGGCTTTACCGGAACAGGTTGGGTTTTGACTTCTTCCGCCCTGATCACCTTGCTGACACCTGCTCCCATCCACACCCCCACGGATTTCATCCACCATGTCGTGCTCAGCCCAGACCACCATGTGTTTGAGTTGTGGTTGGCTTTGGGAGGGTTGATGGCGGCCCCGGTTTTTGCATCCAGCGTGGTGGCCATGCCTTTGATGTTGGACCGCAAGGTCAACACCTTGCAAGCGGTGCTGATCAGTTGGAAAACGGTGCTGACCCACCCTGTTCCCATGGCTTTATGGGCCTTGCTGATCATGGGGTTCAGCCTTTTGGGTGTGTTGATGCTGTTTGTGGGGTTGGTGTTGATCGTTCCCATGCTGGGCCATGCGTCCTGGCACGCCTACCGAGATTTGGTGGACACCACCTCCCTTCCCGAACGCTTGTCCGGTCAGGATAAGCTGTGA
- the minC gene encoding septum site-determining protein MinC — protein MAIVQEDASSNCYDIKSADLSLVALILKSTDISLLVAALKRQMDASPGFFEQDPLLIDVSQLESEFKAADLQTLMEVLREHALVPLAIKGAKDAFLEHAKGLGLVDASDARIRRSVQLAEVSASMDHVRPAASSVAVEAMVVDKPLRSGQQVYAKGRDLIVLAMVNAGAEVIADGHIHVYGSLRGKAIAGARGNTQAKIFALVMEPELISIAGVYRTSENPLSNEVLGKTAQVSLQSDPEGDKLLIKPLNL, from the coding sequence ATGGCGATTGTTCAAGAAGACGCTTCTTCCAACTGTTACGACATCAAAAGTGCAGATTTGTCCTTGGTGGCCTTGATCCTCAAATCCACCGACATCTCGCTGTTGGTTGCGGCTTTGAAACGGCAAATGGACGCAAGTCCGGGGTTTTTTGAGCAAGATCCTTTGTTGATCGATGTCAGCCAGCTCGAAAGCGAGTTCAAAGCGGCAGATTTGCAAACCTTGATGGAGGTCTTGCGAGAGCATGCATTGGTTCCTCTGGCCATCAAAGGGGCCAAGGATGCATTTTTGGAGCATGCCAAGGGTCTTGGCCTGGTGGATGCTTCCGATGCCCGCATTCGGCGTTCTGTTCAGTTGGCCGAGGTGTCTGCATCCATGGATCATGTTCGACCCGCTGCCTCATCTGTTGCCGTAGAAGCCATGGTGGTCGACAAGCCTTTGCGTTCAGGCCAACAGGTTTATGCCAAGGGGCGAGACTTGATTGTGTTGGCGATGGTCAATGCGGGCGCTGAGGTCATTGCCGATGGGCACATTCATGTGTATGGTTCTTTGCGTGGAAAAGCAATTGCTGGAGCCAGGGGCAATACCCAAGCCAAAATTTTTGCTTTGGTCATGGAACCTGAGCTCATTTCCATTGCCGGTGTTTACCGGACCAGTGAAAATCCCTTGTCCAATGAGGTGTTGGGCAAAACAGCCCAGGTCAGTTTGCAATCGGACCCCGAAGGGGACAAGTTGCTGATCAAGCCTTTGAATCTTTGA
- a CDS encoding DUF2788 domain-containing protein, with the protein MWGFTEEQFAWFGLTVGITAFMLYMLFIVVQLAWESKAGKFGTFVIFTGLAFGMLGFLVKAVIQYWIDK; encoded by the coding sequence ATGTGGGGTTTTACCGAAGAACAGTTTGCCTGGTTTGGCCTGACAGTGGGCATAACAGCGTTCATGCTGTACATGCTGTTCATTGTGGTGCAACTGGCCTGGGAATCGAAAGCCGGAAAATTTGGCACTTTTGTTATTTTTACGGGTCTGGCTTTTGGCATGTTGGGTTTTTTGGTCAAAGCCGTGATCCAGTACTGGATTGACAAATAA